A region of Shewanella psychromarinicola DNA encodes the following proteins:
- a CDS encoding MaoC family dehydratase gives MPSLLSLYRKILFGRKPGWDQQPLPNIYVQAQNVVLSQDKTRQYAAVCGFEYDGVLLPPTYLYVWAFRLHAMIFTHKAVTFPLLGMIHLKNSIRILRPVRVDETLTVQCELTASRTTDAGLEFELASKVFVGEELVWQALSTYLYRIESTGRRARPPKVSEMAWENVQQWRLTDDLGRRYAKASGDYNLIHLHPLLSKRFGFERVLAHGMWSKARALSQLMTFIGERPFQVDVEFKLPVFMPSDVTFAFESIENGKRFEMRDVKGRRSHLQGKVTYL, from the coding sequence ATGCCTTCGCTTTTGTCTTTGTATCGCAAAATCCTGTTTGGACGTAAACCGGGATGGGACCAACAACCGCTTCCCAATATTTATGTGCAAGCACAGAATGTGGTGTTGTCTCAAGATAAAACTCGCCAATATGCTGCCGTGTGTGGTTTTGAATACGATGGAGTGCTGTTGCCGCCAACGTATTTGTATGTCTGGGCATTTCGTTTACATGCGATGATCTTTACCCATAAAGCAGTTACATTTCCGTTACTTGGAATGATCCACTTAAAAAATAGTATCCGTATATTACGCCCGGTGCGAGTCGATGAAACATTGACAGTACAGTGTGAGCTCACTGCAAGTCGCACTACCGATGCAGGACTTGAGTTTGAGCTGGCGTCAAAGGTGTTTGTCGGTGAAGAGTTGGTATGGCAAGCATTATCAACTTATTTATATCGTATTGAGTCGACAGGGCGCCGCGCTCGCCCCCCAAAAGTCTCTGAGATGGCATGGGAAAACGTACAGCAATGGCGGTTAACTGATGACTTAGGTCGTCGTTATGCTAAAGCTTCTGGCGATTATAACTTAATCCATTTACACCCTTTGTTGTCAAAACGCTTTGGTTTTGAGCGAGTGTTGGCCCATGGTATGTGGTCTAAAGCGCGTGCGTTATCTCAGTTAATGACCTTTATTGGCGAGAGACCTTTTCAGGTTGATGTTGAATTTAAATTGCCGGTGTTTATGCCGTCGGATGTAACGTTTGCATTTGAAAGTATTGAGAACGGTAAACGTTTTGAAATGCGTGACGTCAAAGGTCGTCGATCGCATTTGCAGGGTAAAGTCACCTATTTATAA
- a CDS encoding aldo/keto reductase: MSQPTFTFSDFIGGFWRIDAWNMSPQQRLALIEHYLELGVTCMDHADIYGIYQCETLFGEALTLKPSLRQQMQLISKCGIKPAFDGYDGRYVNHYDTSKAHIIKSVENSLTELTTDHLDVLLIHRPDPLMNADEIAAAFEQLHTQGKVSHFGVSNFTTSQFDLLQSRLNAPLITNQVEISPLTMQSLHDGVLDQCQQHRITPMAWSCLGGGEIFSANTPQALRIRNTLRDIAQQVGAQDISQVIYAWVRMHPSRPAPIIGSGNLERITSAVNSANIQLDRQQWFSIWQAAMGHSVP, encoded by the coding sequence ATGAGCCAACCTACCTTTACCTTTTCAGATTTCATTGGCGGATTTTGGCGTATTGATGCTTGGAATATGTCACCACAGCAACGACTTGCCTTAATTGAACATTATCTTGAGCTTGGTGTAACCTGTATGGACCATGCCGATATATACGGCATATACCAATGTGAAACGCTGTTTGGTGAAGCTTTAACCCTAAAACCATCATTACGTCAGCAAATGCAGCTGATCAGTAAGTGCGGTATTAAGCCAGCGTTTGATGGTTATGATGGCCGTTATGTTAATCATTACGACACCAGTAAAGCGCATATCATTAAAAGTGTAGAAAATTCACTCACCGAGTTAACAACCGATCACTTAGATGTATTACTCATCCATCGCCCTGATCCATTGATGAATGCAGACGAGATTGCAGCAGCTTTTGAGCAATTGCATACGCAAGGTAAAGTCAGTCATTTTGGTGTGTCTAACTTTACCACCAGCCAATTTGATTTATTGCAATCACGCCTCAACGCTCCGTTGATTACCAATCAGGTAGAAATATCGCCTTTAACCATGCAAAGCTTGCATGATGGGGTACTTGATCAGTGTCAACAACACCGCATAACCCCAATGGCATGGTCTTGCTTGGGCGGTGGGGAGATCTTTTCAGCAAACACGCCTCAAGCACTTCGAATTCGCAATACTTTGCGCGATATTGCTCAGCAAGTTGGCGCACAAGACATTAGCCAAGTCATTTACGCCTGGGTTCGTATGCATCCGAGTCGCCCTGCTCCCATTATCGGCAGTGGCAATCTAGAACGTATAACCAGCGCGGTAAATTCAGCTAACATTCAGCTAGACCGCCAACAATGGTTTAGTATTTGGCAAGCGGCAATGGGCCACTCGGTACCTTAA
- a CDS encoding mechanosensitive ion channel family protein, with protein MLRILLSLLFTLAMFTSPSLRAEQDVVVPIVAVSQLTNTQDKISRLQQTIEQESLLLLQTKGEQRAFTEYRINDKSSELHDKIGQLIAAPDADQQYLVALVQSQMAFLEKVETYLDDQIMAMRLGVSQEDDSKIILAISQREFERDHYLKAQLTTLQWAETLDMDVSIQLQKLTEFMLERADQFDSLVHYTQHKLQKSVAEASSAGVDITPEQKANVMALKERLEHSSSTLAVSAAILETLGQDVAQFKQTLFSVSGDITQDVLNFSVASNLLQGWAKVIKDQTINNGPSLTFKIVVFLFILFVASLVAKIVTKIIAKTVRASKLQFSQLLQEFFISLSSKVVFAVGLLIALSQLGFELGPLLAGFGIAGVIIGFALQDTLSNFASGMMILIYRPFDVGDLINAANVTGRVSHMSLVSTTIKTLDNQRLIVPNNKIWGDTINNITAEHQRRVDMTFGISYSDNVEHAETILKSIVEQHPKVQAHPEPMVKLHTLGESSVDFIVRPWVTPDDYWEVYWDITREVKIRFDAEGISIPFPQRDVHIYQK; from the coding sequence ATGCTACGGATTTTACTTTCGTTATTATTCACCTTGGCAATGTTTACGTCGCCATCTCTTCGTGCTGAACAAGATGTCGTGGTTCCAATTGTCGCCGTGAGTCAGCTAACCAATACTCAAGATAAAATAAGCCGCTTACAACAAACTATCGAGCAAGAAAGCCTATTATTGCTGCAGACAAAAGGTGAACAGCGTGCATTTACTGAGTATCGTATTAACGATAAATCATCTGAATTACACGACAAAATTGGTCAGTTAATTGCTGCACCAGACGCAGACCAACAATACCTAGTAGCCTTAGTGCAAAGCCAAATGGCCTTTTTAGAGAAAGTCGAGACTTACTTAGACGACCAAATTATGGCTATGCGTCTTGGCGTGAGCCAAGAAGATGACAGTAAAATTATCTTAGCTATTTCACAACGTGAATTTGAACGCGACCATTACCTTAAGGCGCAACTAACCACACTGCAATGGGCAGAAACGCTGGATATGGATGTCAGTATTCAACTGCAGAAATTGACTGAATTTATGCTCGAACGGGCCGACCAATTCGACAGTTTGGTGCATTACACTCAACATAAATTACAAAAATCCGTTGCCGAAGCATCAAGTGCTGGAGTCGACATTACGCCCGAACAAAAGGCCAATGTGATGGCGTTAAAAGAGCGCTTGGAGCACAGCAGCTCTACCTTAGCGGTTTCAGCGGCAATACTGGAAACATTAGGCCAAGATGTGGCGCAATTTAAACAAACATTGTTTAGCGTGTCAGGTGATATTACCCAGGATGTATTGAATTTTAGCGTCGCATCTAACTTGCTACAAGGTTGGGCTAAAGTGATAAAAGATCAAACGATTAATAATGGCCCCAGTTTAACGTTTAAAATTGTAGTTTTTCTATTCATTCTATTTGTGGCCAGTCTAGTGGCCAAAATTGTCACCAAAATTATCGCTAAAACGGTGCGAGCATCTAAATTACAGTTTAGTCAATTGCTGCAAGAGTTCTTTATCTCGCTGTCCAGTAAAGTGGTGTTTGCTGTAGGGTTGTTAATTGCCTTATCACAGCTTGGGTTTGAGCTTGGGCCCTTGCTCGCTGGTTTTGGTATTGCGGGGGTGATTATCGGGTTTGCACTGCAAGACACATTGTCAAACTTCGCCTCTGGCATGATGATCTTAATTTATCGCCCATTTGATGTTGGTGACTTAATCAATGCCGCTAATGTCACAGGTCGCGTCAGCCACATGAGCTTAGTATCAACCACAATTAAAACATTAGATAATCAACGGCTTATTGTGCCTAATAATAAAATCTGGGGCGACACCATCAATAATATTACCGCCGAGCATCAACGCAGGGTCGACATGACTTTTGGCATTAGTTACAGCGACAATGTTGAGCATGCTGAAACCATTTTAAAAAGTATTGTCGAGCAACATCCAAAAGTACAAGCGCATCCAGAACCGATGGTTAAACTACACACATTGGGCGAATCGTCAGTCGACTTTATTGTAAGGCCTTGGGTTACCCCCGATGATTACTGGGAAGTTTACTGGGACATCACTCGCGAAGTAAAAATACGCTTTGATGCCGAAGGTATTAGCATTCCCTTCCCACAACGCGATGTGCATATTTATCAAAAGTAA